Proteins from a single region of Streptomyces sp. Tu 3180:
- the secG gene encoding preprotein translocase subunit SecG encodes MGFSIALIVFSLLLMLLVLMHKGKGGGLSDMFGGGMQSSVGGSSVAERNLDRITVVVGLLWFACIVVLGIMMKVNN; translated from the coding sequence CTGGGGTTCTCCATCGCCCTGATCGTCTTCAGCCTGCTGCTGATGCTGCTGGTGCTGATGCACAAGGGGAAGGGCGGCGGCCTCTCCGACATGTTCGGTGGTGGCATGCAGTCCTCCGTCGGCGGCTCCTCGGTCGCCGAGCGCAACCTCGACCGGATCACCGTCGTGGTCGGTCTGCTCTGGTTCGCGTGCATCGTCGTGCTCGGCATCATGATGAAGGTGAAC
- the tpiA gene encoding triose-phosphate isomerase: protein MTTRTPLMAGNWKMNLNHLEAIAHVQKLAFALADKDYEAVEVAVLPPFTDLRSVQTLVDGDKLRIKYGAQDISAHDGGAYTGEISGPMLAKLKCTYVAVGHSERRQYHGETDDLVNAKVKAAYKHGITPILCVGEELEVREAGNHVTHTLAQVEGGLKDLPAEQAESVVIAYEPVWAIGTGKVCGAEDAQEVCAAIRGRIAELYSQELADKVRIQYGGSVKAGNVAEIMAQADIDGALVGGASLDADEFVKIVRFRDQ from the coding sequence ATGACCACCCGTACGCCGCTGATGGCGGGCAACTGGAAGATGAACCTCAACCACCTCGAGGCCATCGCCCACGTCCAGAAGCTCGCCTTCGCCCTGGCCGACAAGGACTACGAGGCCGTCGAGGTCGCCGTCCTGCCGCCCTTCACCGACCTGCGGTCCGTGCAGACCCTCGTCGACGGCGACAAGCTGAGGATCAAGTACGGCGCCCAGGACATCTCGGCGCACGACGGCGGTGCCTACACCGGCGAGATCTCCGGCCCCATGCTGGCCAAGCTGAAGTGCACCTACGTCGCGGTCGGCCACTCCGAGCGCCGCCAGTACCACGGCGAGACCGACGACCTCGTGAACGCCAAGGTGAAGGCCGCCTACAAGCACGGCATCACCCCCATCCTCTGCGTCGGCGAGGAGCTGGAGGTCCGCGAGGCGGGCAACCACGTCACCCACACCCTCGCCCAGGTCGAGGGCGGCCTGAAGGACCTCCCGGCCGAGCAGGCCGAGTCGGTCGTGATCGCCTACGAGCCCGTCTGGGCCATCGGCACCGGCAAGGTCTGCGGCGCCGAGGACGCCCAGGAGGTCTGCGCCGCCATCCGCGGCAGGATCGCCGAGCTGTACTCGCAGGAGCTGGCCGACAAGGTCCGCATCCAGTACGGCGGCTCGGTCAAGGCCGGCAACGTCGCCGAGATCATGGCGCAGGCCGACATCGACGGCGCGCTGGTCGGCGGCGCCTCGCTGGACGCGGACGAGTTCGTCAAGATCGTCCGCTTCCGCGACCAGTGA
- a CDS encoding phosphoglycerate kinase — protein MKTIDELLSEGVAGKRVFVRADLNVPLDGTTITDDGRIRAVLPTVEALAGAGARVVVASHLGRPKGAPDPAFSLAPAAARLGELLGADVAFATDTVGESATSTVAGLADGQVAVIENLRFNAGETSKDDAERGAFADRLAELADLYVGDGFGAVHRRHASVYDLPARLPHYAGHLIATEVGVLKKLTEDVARPYVVALGGAKVSDKLAVIDELLGKADRLLVGGGMAYTFLKAKGYEVGISLLQEDQIPVVKEYMERAEKNGVELVLPVDVLVSTEFPDLKAKAATHPTTVAADAIPADQEGLDIGPETRKLYASKLADAATVFWNGPMGVFEHPDYAEGTKAVAQALVDSPGFTVVGGGDSAAAVRTLGFDEQAFGHISTGGGASLEYLEGKTLPGLAALED, from the coding sequence ATGAAGACGATCGACGAACTCCTCTCCGAAGGTGTCGCGGGCAAGCGGGTCTTCGTCCGCGCCGACCTCAACGTGCCGCTGGACGGCACCACCATCACCGACGACGGCCGCATCCGCGCGGTGCTGCCCACCGTCGAGGCGCTCGCCGGCGCGGGCGCCCGCGTGGTCGTCGCCTCGCACCTGGGCCGCCCCAAGGGCGCCCCGGACCCCGCCTTCTCCCTCGCCCCGGCCGCCGCGCGCCTCGGCGAACTCCTCGGCGCCGACGTGGCCTTCGCGACGGACACCGTCGGCGAGTCCGCCACGTCCACCGTCGCCGGCCTCGCCGACGGGCAGGTCGCCGTCATCGAGAACCTGCGCTTCAACGCCGGTGAGACCAGCAAGGACGACGCCGAGCGCGGAGCCTTCGCCGACCGGCTCGCCGAGCTCGCCGACCTCTACGTCGGCGACGGCTTCGGCGCGGTGCACCGGCGGCACGCCTCGGTGTACGACCTCCCGGCCCGCCTGCCGCACTACGCCGGCCACCTCATCGCCACCGAGGTCGGCGTCCTGAAGAAGCTCACCGAGGACGTCGCGCGGCCCTACGTCGTCGCCCTCGGCGGCGCCAAGGTCTCCGACAAGCTCGCCGTCATCGACGAGCTGCTCGGCAAGGCCGACCGGCTCCTCGTCGGCGGCGGCATGGCGTACACCTTCCTCAAGGCCAAGGGCTACGAGGTCGGCATCTCCCTCCTCCAGGAGGACCAGATCCCGGTGGTCAAGGAGTACATGGAGCGCGCGGAGAAGAACGGCGTCGAACTGGTCCTCCCGGTCGACGTCCTCGTCTCCACCGAGTTCCCCGACCTGAAGGCCAAGGCCGCCACCCACCCCACCACCGTCGCCGCGGACGCCATCCCGGCCGACCAGGAGGGCCTGGACATCGGTCCGGAGACCCGCAAGCTGTACGCCTCGAAGCTCGCCGACGCCGCCACCGTCTTCTGGAACGGCCCCATGGGCGTCTTCGAGCACCCCGACTACGCCGAGGGCACCAAGGCGGTCGCCCAGGCCCTCGTCGACTCCCCGGGCTTCACCGTGGTGGGCGGCGGCGACTCCGCCGCGGCCGTCCGTACCCTGGGCTTCGACGAGCAGGCATTCGGCCACATCTCGACCGGAGGCGGCGCCTCCCTCGAATACCTCGAGGGCAAGACGCTCCCCGGCCTCGCCGCACTGGAGGACTGA
- the gap gene encoding type I glyceraldehyde-3-phosphate dehydrogenase: MTIRVGINGFGRIGRNYFRALLEQGADIEIVAVNDLGDTATTAHLLKYDTILGRLKQEVSHTADTITVGDKTIKVLSERNPADIPWGELGVDIVIESTGIFTKKEDAEKHIAGGAKKVIISAPAKNEDVTIVMGVNHDQYDAANHHVISNASCTTNCVAPMAKVLDENFGIVKGLMTTVHAYTNDQRILDFPHKDLRRARAAAENIIPTTTGAAKATALVLPQLKGKLDGMAMRVPVPTGSVTDLVVELGREVTKEEVNAAFQKAAEGELKGILEYTEDAIVSSDIVNAPASCTFDSSLTMVQEGKNVKVIGWYDNEWGYSNRLVDLTVFVGNQL; the protein is encoded by the coding sequence GTGACGATCCGCGTAGGCATCAACGGGTTTGGCCGCATCGGTCGCAACTACTTCCGCGCACTGCTGGAACAGGGCGCCGACATCGAGATCGTGGCCGTCAACGACCTGGGTGACACGGCGACGACTGCGCACCTGCTGAAGTACGACACCATCCTGGGCCGCCTCAAGCAGGAGGTCTCCCACACCGCCGACACGATCACCGTCGGTGACAAGACGATCAAGGTGCTCTCCGAGCGCAACCCCGCCGACATCCCGTGGGGCGAGCTGGGCGTCGACATCGTCATCGAGTCGACCGGCATCTTCACCAAGAAGGAAGACGCCGAGAAGCACATCGCCGGCGGCGCCAAGAAGGTCATCATCTCCGCCCCGGCGAAGAACGAAGACGTCACCATCGTGATGGGCGTCAACCACGACCAGTACGACGCGGCCAACCACCACGTCATCTCCAACGCCTCCTGCACCACCAACTGCGTGGCGCCGATGGCGAAGGTGCTCGACGAGAACTTCGGCATCGTCAAGGGCCTGATGACGACGGTCCACGCGTACACGAACGACCAGCGCATCCTGGACTTCCCGCACAAGGACCTGCGCCGCGCCCGCGCCGCCGCCGAGAACATCATCCCGACCACCACGGGCGCCGCGAAGGCCACCGCCCTGGTGCTGCCGCAGCTCAAGGGCAAGCTGGACGGCATGGCCATGCGCGTCCCGGTCCCGACCGGCTCGGTCACCGACCTGGTCGTCGAGCTCGGCCGCGAGGTCACCAAGGAAGAGGTCAACGCCGCCTTCCAGAAGGCCGCCGAGGGCGAGCTCAAGGGCATCCTCGAGTACACCGAGGACGCGATCGTCTCCTCCGACATCGTCAACGCCCCGGCGTCCTGCACCTTCGACTCCTCCCTGACCATGGTCCAGGAGGGCAAGAACGTGAAGGTCATCGGCTGGTACGACAACGAGTGGGGTTACTCCAACCGTCTCGTCGACCTGACGGTCTTCGTGGGCAACCAGCTCTGA